The Glycine max cultivar Williams 82 chromosome 12, Glycine_max_v4.0, whole genome shotgun sequence genome window below encodes:
- the LOC100805782 gene encoding probable polygalacturonase At3g15720 — translation MVCAMKNGAATLKVPPGKTFMLKPLQFSGPCSFSSVHFQLEGDVVAPKSTEAWKGQDSSKWIDFSNVDGLIIDGGGQIDGSGSVWWNSCKVKSCSRPTALSIHNCNNLQLTGTRHLNSARNHISINNSNHTHIFNVTITAPQDSPNTDGIDVSQSSYILIQRSTIATGDDCIAMNSGTSYVNITGITCGPGHGISVGSLGKKGTCQTVEHVHVSNCNFKGADNGMRIKTWPGGCGYARNIKFEHIVLTNTKNPIIIDQDYENVQNEDKKQTSEVQISGVTYRYVNGTCNSETAIILNCGAGAGCTDIFMDLVNITSTSSGSNVLASCNNAHGVAASTSPPVSCLSL, via the exons ATGGTTTGTGCAATGAAAAATGGTGCTGCAACCCTCAAGGTGCCTCCCGGGAAAACATTCATGTTGAAACCTCTTCAATTCAGTGGTCCCTGCAGTTTCTCTTCGGTTCATTTTCAG CTTGAAGGAGATGTTGTTGCACCAAAGAGCACTGAAGCATGGAAGGGTCAGGACTCTAGCAAGTGGATTGATTTTTCTAACGTCGATGGCCTTATAATCGATGGAGGTGGACAAATCGACGGCAGTGGTTCTGTCTGGTGGAATTCTTGTAAA GTGAAAAGCTGCTCAAGACCAACT GCCCTGTCTATTCACAACTGCAACAACCTCCAGCTAACTGGGACTCGTCATCTCAATAGTGCAAGAAACCATATATCTATAAATAATTCtaatcacacacacatattCAATGTCACTATCACTGCACCTCAAGATAGCCCAAACACTGATGGAATTGACGTTTCTCAATCAAGCTACATTCTAATTCAGCGCTCAACCATTGCAACGG gaGATGACTGCATCGCCATGAACAGTGGCACGTCATATGTTAACATTACTGGTATAACTTGTGGACCCGGCCACGGTATAAG TGTTGGAAGCCTTGGGAAAAAAGGAACTTGTCAAACAGTGGAGCATGTTCATGTAAGCAACTGCAACTTCAAGGGAGCAGATAATGGAATGAGGATAAAGACATGGCCG GGTGGATGCGGGTATGCAAGAAATATCAAGTTCGAGCATATCGTACTTACAAATACCAAAAATCCTATAATTATTGACCAGGATTATGAAAATGTACAGAATGAAGACAAAAAACAG ACATCTGAAGTTCAAATAAGTGGCGTGACGTATCGTTATGTCAATGGAACTTGTAATAGTGAGACAGCCATTATTTTGAATTGTGGCGCGGGTGCAGGGTGCACTGATATCTTCATGGATCTAGTCAACATAACCTCAACTTCATCAGGATCAAACGTTCTTGCATCCTGCAACAATGCTCATGGAGTTGCTGCTTCTACTTCACCTCCTGTGTCTTGCTTGTCACTGTAA